In Flavobacterium cerinum, one genomic interval encodes:
- a CDS encoding helix-turn-helix domain-containing protein — MLFLLLILVSATNALTLYVILRNNSDTPFDKVIRYAVLVSLVHSVYALCARYYFADSPFIDSGVPFGLLYGPILYFLAFSNDEKRPSRKNILLHLGPFLLVTIVYIVFLVKAEVLQNFSLPYFIILYSGKVLSMVLYVSYLFLNQKKMIADGRLRKLINSGATWLLLIASLFASLIFSKVFQKEEMGALFPGVILYGVMLFVSLLIFKYCIDSLLQYSKTEEALSDDDLQMTKKQYQKSALTPEILREYEQKLNEMMEKEQIFLDTELSLESLSRKVKIPKHHLTQLFNMTINQTFYQYINSYRVSYSCQLLLDEPETNLEEIAFKSGFNSKVTFNRYFKNLMECTPSEYRQS, encoded by the coding sequence ATGCTCTTTTTGCTCCTTATATTAGTATCAGCTACTAATGCTTTGACATTATATGTCATTTTAAGAAATAATTCAGACACTCCGTTTGATAAAGTAATCCGTTATGCGGTTCTTGTCTCGCTGGTCCATTCGGTTTACGCACTTTGTGCCCGATACTATTTTGCCGACAGCCCTTTTATTGACAGCGGCGTTCCGTTTGGTTTGCTGTACGGACCGATATTGTACTTTCTGGCTTTTTCAAATGATGAAAAACGACCGAGCCGGAAAAATATACTATTGCATTTGGGTCCCTTTTTACTGGTAACAATAGTTTACATTGTATTTTTAGTGAAAGCAGAAGTGCTACAAAACTTTAGTTTGCCATATTTTATCATATTGTATTCCGGTAAAGTTTTATCGATGGTGCTTTATGTGTCTTATCTTTTTTTGAACCAGAAAAAAATGATTGCAGATGGGCGTCTTAGAAAGCTGATCAATTCAGGGGCAACCTGGCTTTTACTGATCGCCAGTCTTTTTGCCAGTCTTATATTTTCGAAAGTTTTTCAAAAGGAGGAAATGGGGGCGTTATTTCCCGGCGTTATCCTATACGGTGTGATGTTGTTTGTTTCATTACTGATTTTTAAATATTGTATTGATAGTTTGTTACAATATAGTAAGACGGAAGAAGCTTTGTCGGATGATGATTTACAGATGACTAAAAAGCAATATCAAAAATCGGCACTGACTCCGGAAATTCTAAGGGAATATGAACAAAAGCTGAATGAAATGATGGAGAAGGAACAAATTTTTCTGGATACTGAATTATCATTGGAAAGTTTGTCGCGAAAGGTGAAAATTCCGAAACATCATTTGACGCAGCTGTTTAATATGACAATAAATCAGACTTTTTATCAATATATCAATTCGTATAGGGTAAGTTATTCTTGCCAATTACTATTGGACGAGCCGGAAACGAACCTCGAAGAAATTGCTTTTAAAAGCGGATTTAATTCAAAAGTGACCTTTAATCGCTACTTTAAAAATCTGATGGAATGTACACCATCGGAATACCGTCAATCATAA
- a CDS encoding endonuclease/exonuclease/phosphatase family protein, whose product MCSWNLSDFGKSKNNKTIAFIANTIRDYDVVAVQEVVAGYGGTQAVARLAAELNRKGSKWDYAVSEPTSGSSYKTERYAFLWKTARVRKIKVWLEKEYKTDIDREPYYGTFTSKGKEFTVVNFHAITKSSQPETEIKHFKKLPANYPNCNLIFAGDFNCPQQHTVFNPLKGMGFQPVFRNQKTTLKQHCIQQECLASEFDNIFYQTKKVRLIDKKAHLFFQEFESLNWARKVSDHIPIGFSFLLL is encoded by the coding sequence TTGTGCAGCTGGAATTTATCGGATTTCGGAAAAAGCAAGAATAACAAAACAATAGCCTTTATTGCCAATACGATCCGGGATTATGATGTGGTTGCCGTTCAGGAAGTAGTAGCCGGATATGGAGGAACACAGGCTGTAGCCCGGTTAGCGGCTGAACTTAATCGTAAAGGAAGCAAATGGGATTATGCAGTTAGTGAACCGACATCAGGATCGTCTTATAAAACCGAACGCTATGCTTTTCTGTGGAAAACGGCAAGAGTACGAAAGATAAAAGTCTGGCTTGAAAAAGAGTACAAGACGGATATCGATCGGGAACCTTATTACGGAACATTTACCAGTAAAGGGAAAGAATTTACAGTGGTTAATTTCCATGCTATCACGAAAAGTAGCCAACCGGAGACGGAGATCAAGCATTTTAAAAAGCTACCGGCAAACTATCCGAACTGTAATTTGATATTCGCAGGCGATTTCAATTGTCCGCAACAACATACGGTTTTTAATCCGTTAAAAGGAATGGGATTTCAGCCGGTTTTTCGGAATCAGAAAACAACATTAAAACAGCATTGTATACAACAGGAATGTCTGGCTTCCGAATTTGATAATATCTTTTATCAGACAAAAAAAGTCCGATTGATCGATAAAAAAGCACATCTCTTTTTTCAGGAATTTGAAAGTCTGAATTGGGCGCGGAAAGTATCCGATCATATCCCAATCGGATTTAGCTTTTTGCTTTTGTAA
- a CDS encoding DNA-binding response regulator produces MFKKILIAEDFDTVNLGVKQMLEELVSEDSIHHVQYCDDALLKVKRAKIDQEPFDLLISDLSFVENKFRDNKLNSGEELIEAVRREQPDIKVIVYSVETKPYVIKGLLEELDCDAYINKSRESIRELKQAIKTIYNSDEKFVSPELKYGKADCELDEIDELDIQIILLLSKGFDQGEIADDMHYSKSSIEKRINRLKTSLKAKNNPHLVSISKDLGLI; encoded by the coding sequence ATGTTTAAAAAGATTTTAATTGCCGAAGATTTCGATACCGTTAATTTAGGGGTAAAACAAATGTTGGAAGAGCTTGTCTCGGAAGATAGTATTCACCATGTTCAGTATTGCGATGATGCATTGCTGAAAGTAAAAAGAGCCAAAATCGATCAGGAACCGTTTGACTTATTGATCAGTGATTTGTCATTTGTCGAAAATAAATTCCGGGACAATAAACTGAATTCCGGAGAAGAGCTTATTGAAGCCGTACGCCGTGAGCAACCGGACATCAAAGTGATTGTATATTCGGTCGAAACAAAACCGTATGTAATTAAAGGTCTGCTGGAAGAATTGGATTGTGATGCCTATATCAATAAAAGCAGAGAAAGCATCCGGGAATTAAAACAAGCCATCAAAACGATTTATAATAGCGACGAAAAATTTGTATCGCCGGAGTTAAAATACGGTAAAGCCGATTGCGAGCTTGATGAAATAGACGAATTGGATATCCAGATCATTCTGCTATTGTCGAAAGGGTTTGATCAGGGCGAAATTGCCGATGATATGCATTATAGTAAGAGTAGTATTGAAAAGCGGATTAATCGGTTGAAAACATCATTAAAAGCTAAAAATAATCCGCATCTGGTTTCGATCTCAAAAGATCTCGGATTAATTTAA
- a CDS encoding PAS domain-containing protein: MQKSIKDLRILLDKNSDDSNFNIISSITDIKGTIIYANQKFCEISKYEERELIGENHSLLNSGHHQKTFFKAMWKTIGNGNVWEGEIKNKAKDGSFYWVYSIIFPVFDTNNKITQYFSIRVPIDEKKKLDEQREKRIRRLEKILFKISHEVRQPVTQILGVSDLLKETQLNQDELQMLIEGMKESADLLNLYTRELNQYVHKMKTEEYELLLSDYENPVLPAGTGQ; this comes from the coding sequence ATGCAAAAGAGTATAAAGGATCTTCGAATCTTGCTGGACAAGAATTCGGACGATAGCAATTTTAATATTATTTCTTCGATCACAGACATTAAAGGAACCATTATCTATGCCAACCAGAAATTTTGTGAAATTTCCAAGTATGAGGAAAGGGAACTGATTGGCGAAAACCATAGCTTACTCAATTCCGGGCATCACCAAAAAACGTTTTTTAAAGCGATGTGGAAAACCATCGGAAACGGAAACGTATGGGAAGGTGAGATCAAAAACAAAGCGAAAGACGGTAGTTTTTATTGGGTATATTCCATTATTTTTCCGGTTTTTGACACCAATAATAAAATTACGCAATACTTCTCCATCCGGGTTCCGATCGATGAAAAGAAAAAACTGGACGAACAACGCGAAAAAAGAATCCGGCGACTCGAAAAAATACTGTTTAAAATATCCCATGAAGTACGACAACCGGTAACTCAGATTTTAGGGGTTTCCGATTTGTTAAAAGAAACGCAATTGAATCAGGACGAATTACAAATGCTGATTGAGGGAATGAAAGAATCGGCCGATTTATTAAACTTATATACCCGCGAACTCAATCAGTATGTTCATAAGATGAAAACCGAAGAGTATGAACTGTTATTATCGGATTACGAAAATCCCGTTCTACCGGCCGGTACCGGACAATAG
- a CDS encoding response regulator transcription factor, producing the protein MTAEYNILIADDHSVVRQGVSLILKYSLPDISIVQTDTLNGILEKVAVTAFDLIILDINLPGGNNVSMIEKIRTISPEVKILMFSAFEEEVYAMRYLNSGANGYLNKLGNEDEVVEAVKKVLTTGKYISDNLKDKLINDLLNNVSQASPLERLSNRELEISRLLVNGYGSLEIANHLNIQMSTVSTYKSRIFEKLDIKSVVSLVDLFKLYEENS; encoded by the coding sequence ATGACAGCTGAATATAATATACTAATTGCCGATGACCATAGTGTCGTACGACAAGGGGTGTCACTCATCCTGAAATATTCACTGCCTGATATCAGTATTGTCCAAACCGATACACTAAATGGGATTTTAGAAAAAGTAGCAGTAACTGCTTTTGATTTGATCATTTTAGATATCAATCTACCCGGCGGCAATAATGTCTCCATGATCGAAAAAATCCGAACAATAAGTCCGGAAGTCAAAATACTGATGTTTTCGGCTTTTGAAGAAGAAGTGTATGCTATGCGTTACCTTAATTCAGGAGCTAACGGTTACCTGAATAAACTAGGGAATGAAGATGAGGTTGTAGAAGCGGTTAAAAAAGTATTGACAACCGGGAAATATATCAGTGACAATCTGAAAGATAAATTGATCAATGATTTATTAAATAACGTCTCGCAAGCGAGTCCGCTTGAGCGTCTTTCGAATAGGGAACTTGAAATTAGCCGGTTATTGGTTAACGGTTACGGAAGTCTTGAAATCGCCAATCATCTGAATATTCAAATGTCTACGGTAAGTACCTATAAAAGCAGGATTTTTGAAAAACTGGATATTAAAAGTGTGGTTTCGCTGGTTGATCTTTTTAAACTTTACGAAGAAAACAGCTAA
- a CDS encoding SH3 domain-containing protein, whose protein sequence is MMKHFLFSCLLLLTINSVRAQHNTTKLLASCCDKGSRGCTGSDYCTACTNCSGCKHCSNGGSCGVCRDRSPEVVEYKRKEKKTPTGSKVKTVTITRTPSFYSGQPIFITTMFITLREGPGNHYKILETVKKGERIIFQEKRKPWIKVKAEKTGTIGYVHQDVLE, encoded by the coding sequence ATGATGAAACATTTTCTTTTTTCCTGCTTATTATTACTGACAATAAACAGTGTTCGGGCGCAACACAATACAACAAAACTTCTGGCTTCCTGCTGTGATAAAGGAAGCAGAGGTTGCACGGGATCCGATTATTGTACGGCCTGTACGAATTGTTCCGGATGTAAACACTGTTCGAACGGAGGTTCTTGCGGCGTTTGCAGAGATAGAAGTCCGGAAGTAGTCGAATATAAAAGAAAAGAGAAAAAAACGCCTACCGGCTCTAAGGTGAAAACGGTAACCATAACCCGTACACCCTCATTTTACAGCGGACAGCCCATTTTTATAACCACAATGTTTATTACACTCAGAGAAGGTCCCGGTAACCATTACAAAATATTGGAAACCGTGAAAAAGGGAGAAAGGATTATCTTTCAGGAAAAACGGAAACCCTGGATTAAAGTTAAAGCCGAAAAAACAGGAACAATAGGCTATGTTCATCAGGACGTCTTAGAATAG
- a CDS encoding sensor histidine kinase — protein MNTFLRLTLLLLISYLPAFGQQEHTYKWYTSDNGELPQNSVKSIVPDQHGFIWLATEDGLVRFDGQQFKVYNSDNVKGLKSNRMKFIKKTYHQDGNYISNDLGQILKIEQNPKLYYKDGKDIHPLNEIGRLFGNNVQISSEFFKYYRRYDILIRDKVFQISPDSIRYYSATTKKVINRYAHKLDMDSRFFILNNILYLKSKASYFEVTPQKLIPIALDNPPKESGDIYINNAIDQAFLYADKKLYFLSADKTGLHKIEVLSGFDIIQNKVCAIYYDAKLRILYLGSLTKGFTIIRQNFFKNFVDEKDPVVYSNVLFDSTSVLTGTDQIIDYKGAIRHLKQPVKTNKFYSIMDNNGDLWTLDIRDLYRYKKESGYTKFDHWTLNYFMSAVYKAPDGMIWIGTTDSKTYKKGEIYKIDPNAKAPKLIPVITNLNFSPCSIYKTNQNTVIIGSPSGLYHLDIDNKYITKNTVVNESFVRGINSSDAKNIWICTYNNGLFLIRDGKGTTHFPFDKNKYIRSAHCVAEDQKGFIWIPTNKGLFQASKQNLLDYADKKRQTVYYHYYDKNSGFSTNEFNGGCFPCATNLPNGYIALPSFEGLTYFDSKNVTPILPTAPIYSNEARIDDRPVFFNDTLQLNRGFGRVVISFNSPFYGNPENLNIEVKLEGNEVNPYWTKTTENYTISYTTLSPGEYRLTARKLNGFESKYDYKTITIIVPPAFWQTIWFKSLVILGASLLLYYGFRQRTQYIRQQNLLLERNVSLRTAELKSTITALTQTQADLSEQIHSHKRLIGSITHDIKSPLKYMALTGKYLYENLDRDNPDFQENIKTMYTSSFELFHFVNNLLEYSKIYLNKDNLQNESFSLYNLINEKIKLFDPIAKSKRNVLENTVSDRIYLNLNQQLFTIIIHNLLDNAIKNTVNGTIRFSALCNNGYVHIRLVDTGSGMRPEMLEYYQSLSQKMKSENYEKQFTKGIGFHIIIELLNLVDGEIAIESEQNKGTAITLTLKQY, from the coding sequence ATGAATACTTTTCTCCGTTTAACATTACTCTTATTAATCAGCTATTTACCGGCATTCGGGCAACAGGAACATACTTATAAATGGTATACCTCTGATAACGGAGAGCTTCCTCAAAATAGTGTAAAATCGATAGTCCCGGATCAACACGGCTTTATCTGGCTGGCTACCGAAGACGGTCTGGTTCGTTTCGACGGACAACAGTTTAAAGTATATAATAGTGATAATGTAAAAGGACTAAAGTCTAACCGGATGAAGTTTATAAAAAAAACGTATCATCAGGACGGTAATTATATCAGCAATGATCTCGGCCAGATTTTAAAGATCGAACAAAACCCGAAACTCTATTATAAAGACGGAAAAGATATTCATCCGTTAAATGAAATCGGTCGTTTGTTTGGTAATAATGTACAAATATCATCGGAGTTTTTTAAATATTATCGCCGTTATGATATTCTAATCCGTGATAAAGTTTTTCAGATTTCTCCGGATAGTATTCGTTATTATTCCGCAACTACCAAAAAGGTGATCAATCGTTACGCTCATAAGCTCGACATGGACTCCCGGTTTTTTATCCTTAATAATATACTCTATCTAAAAAGTAAAGCTTCCTATTTTGAGGTTACTCCTCAAAAACTGATTCCTATCGCACTGGATAATCCGCCAAAAGAAAGCGGCGATATTTATATTAACAATGCCATCGATCAGGCTTTTTTATATGCCGATAAAAAACTCTATTTTCTTTCTGCCGATAAAACCGGATTGCATAAAATCGAAGTATTGTCCGGATTCGATATTATTCAAAATAAAGTTTGTGCCATTTATTATGATGCTAAGCTAAGAATTCTCTATCTGGGTAGCCTTACTAAGGGTTTTACGATTATCCGACAGAATTTTTTTAAAAATTTTGTCGATGAAAAAGATCCGGTTGTCTATTCTAATGTATTGTTTGACTCGACCAGTGTATTAACCGGAACCGATCAGATTATTGATTACAAAGGCGCTATACGACATTTAAAACAGCCGGTTAAAACCAATAAGTTTTACTCCATAATGGACAATAACGGCGATTTATGGACGCTTGATATCCGGGATTTGTACCGCTATAAAAAAGAATCCGGTTACACTAAATTTGATCATTGGACATTAAATTATTTTATGAGCGCGGTTTACAAAGCTCCGGACGGTATGATCTGGATTGGAACAACCGACAGTAAGACCTATAAAAAAGGGGAAATCTATAAAATTGATCCCAATGCTAAAGCTCCCAAATTAATTCCCGTAATCACTAATCTAAATTTTTCACCCTGTAGTATTTATAAAACAAATCAGAATACCGTAATTATCGGATCGCCATCCGGATTATATCATTTGGATATCGATAATAAATATATCACTAAAAATACGGTTGTAAACGAATCGTTTGTTCGCGGAATCAATAGTTCCGATGCTAAAAACATTTGGATCTGTACCTATAACAACGGTTTATTTCTGATTCGGGACGGAAAAGGCACTACTCATTTCCCGTTCGATAAAAACAAATATATCCGTTCGGCACATTGTGTTGCAGAAGATCAAAAAGGGTTTATCTGGATTCCGACCAACAAGGGGTTGTTCCAGGCTTCAAAACAAAACCTGTTGGATTATGCCGATAAAAAACGGCAGACAGTATATTATCATTATTACGATAAAAATTCCGGTTTTAGCACCAATGAATTTAACGGCGGATGTTTCCCGTGTGCTACTAATTTACCAAACGGTTATATTGCATTACCTTCCTTTGAAGGCCTTACTTATTTTGACAGTAAAAACGTCACTCCTATTTTACCAACGGCACCTATCTATAGCAATGAAGCGCGAATTGATGATCGTCCCGTTTTTTTTAATGATACTCTTCAATTAAACAGAGGATTCGGGCGCGTTGTCATCTCCTTTAACAGTCCGTTTTACGGAAATCCCGAAAACCTGAATATCGAAGTTAAACTGGAAGGCAATGAAGTCAATCCGTATTGGACCAAAACCACCGAAAACTATACGATTTCCTATACGACTCTCTCCCCCGGTGAATATCGGTTAACGGCTCGAAAATTAAACGGTTTCGAATCGAAATATGATTATAAAACCATCACAATTATTGTTCCTCCTGCTTTCTGGCAAACGATTTGGTTTAAAAGTCTGGTTATTTTAGGTGCATCTTTACTTTTGTATTACGGATTCCGTCAGCGTACCCAATACATCCGCCAGCAAAATCTGTTACTGGAACGAAATGTTTCCCTTCGTACAGCCGAATTAAAAAGTACGATTACAGCACTTACTCAGACACAAGCCGATCTGAGCGAACAGATTCATTCGCATAAAAGACTGATCGGTTCGATTACGCACGATATCAAGAGTCCGCTAAAATATATGGCGTTGACCGGAAAATATCTATATGAAAACCTGGACCGCGACAATCCGGATTTCCAGGAGAATATCAAAACGATGTATACCTCATCCTTTGAACTGTTTCATTTTGTAAACAATTTACTGGAATACTCTAAAATTTACCTGAATAAAGATAATCTCCAGAATGAATCCTTTAGTTTATACAATTTGATCAATGAAAAAATTAAACTATTTGATCCGATTGCAAAGTCAAAACGAAATGTTCTTGAAAACACTGTTTCCGACCGAATTTATCTGAACCTGAACCAACAGCTTTTTACCATTATCATTCATAATTTGCTTGATAATGCGATTAAAAATACGGTAAACGGTACTATTCGTTTTAGTGCGCTATGTAATAACGGCTATGTTCATATAAGATTGGTTGACACCGGTAGCGGAATGCGTCCTGAAATGTTGGAATACTACCAATCGCTTTCGCAAAAAATGAAATCAGAAAACTATGAAAAACAATTTACAAAAGGAATTGGCTTTCATATCATTATAGAGTTGCTTAATCTGGTTGACGGAGAAATTGCGATTGAAAGTGAACAAAATAAAGGAACGGCTATTACCCTGACATTAAAACAGTATTAG
- a CDS encoding helix-turn-helix domain-containing protein, giving the protein MYIKILFDNARLKGVLKLILILSIVHLACFYSNLRAPFGLLYGPLLLLIVRKMEARRFWMHILPFFLFSCLYLAFTIDAAVLGGWQRYYAAYLIVLAVSLFSYALTISMINSVKNNTASDADKEFIQLLLYGCYFAAILVTLLAIRIGLGILDFGFDPVSMLFFQLGIFIVLICMFLVFSGKKEKGRIKQKNRTGITGLDDSVSTLYIETLEKCVRETDIYRNPDISLEMLSVETTIPKHHLSQLLNGYLGKNFYQYIAELRIEYALTRLQNDSGIKIESLAYDCGFNSKTSFNRYFKEYTGCLPSYYKTKVQHL; this is encoded by the coding sequence ATGTATATCAAAATATTGTTTGATAATGCCCGGCTAAAAGGTGTTTTAAAGCTTATTTTAATATTGTCAATTGTACACCTTGCTTGTTTCTACTCCAATTTACGTGCACCTTTCGGATTGTTATACGGTCCGTTATTGTTGTTAATTGTCAGAAAAATGGAGGCAAGAAGATTCTGGATGCATATTCTGCCTTTCTTCCTGTTTAGCTGTTTGTATCTGGCTTTTACAATAGATGCAGCTGTTTTAGGAGGTTGGCAACGTTATTATGCCGCTTATCTGATTGTACTGGCAGTTTCGCTGTTTTCGTATGCTTTGACTATATCAATGATCAATAGCGTTAAAAACAATACAGCTTCGGATGCGGATAAAGAGTTTATACAATTATTATTGTATGGCTGTTATTTTGCGGCCATATTGGTCACTTTATTAGCGATTCGTATCGGATTAGGTATTCTGGATTTTGGTTTTGATCCGGTTTCGATGTTGTTTTTTCAGTTAGGGATCTTTATCGTATTGATTTGTATGTTTCTGGTATTTTCCGGAAAAAAAGAAAAAGGAAGAATAAAACAAAAAAACAGAACAGGAATTACGGGATTGGATGATTCGGTTTCTACACTGTACATAGAAACACTCGAAAAATGTGTAAGGGAAACCGATATATATCGTAATCCGGATATTTCACTGGAAATGTTATCCGTCGAAACAACGATTCCGAAACATCATTTGTCGCAATTGTTAAACGGATATCTGGGGAAAAATTTTTATCAGTATATAGCCGAATTACGGATTGAATATGCGTTAACCCGACTACAAAATGATTCCGGAATTAAGATTGAATCATTGGCTTATGATTGCGGATTTAATTCGAAAACATCTTTTAACCGCTATTTTAAAGAATACACCGGTTGTCTGCCATCCTATTATAAGACAAAAGTACAACACTTATAA